Proteins from a single region of Chiloscyllium plagiosum isolate BGI_BamShark_2017 unplaced genomic scaffold, ASM401019v2 scaf_11844, whole genome shotgun sequence:
- the LOC122547154 gene encoding kelch repeat and BTB domain-containing protein 11-like, producing MDQSGQDVFVVTSASSLQKNENLDVESLLIGIPRSSFPGQSHGGVQVENHRNGQTLTREQVEPIKTTDVSGARRATCLQDEPLVLLEQHDGTEHDSGQILCPGTKTRPEESVGPGFRTVHWDLGGETSCCTGETGAAGCESREGVSADPGATTGGWTEGRRDAGHQGSSDNGGAEGSDGETPAGGGEEESSQGDGSPGPRSCSFGSSLCFAAATGDEQERVSAPEERVVKSQQQINNNHHQQQQEQLRGPPEEHGGSSVPVPYWSLEAGSGGGGGGGAASPPPPSAEGPEPDLVIEVSGLRVRAHKAVLAERSDFFRARLSRQFLSLRGGLSFEALRPLLDYAYGAGMAARADNAAELIAGAQYLQMPCALHSAVDSLKAQLELGNCLELLGLAKRQRLPELREAAYKFMSDHYLRVLREPAVYGRLSGAERELILRKRTELAPAGASASSSAASASSSAGGERCLVLVDLNEVYERPSPAGSRPVSREGNRPESPEVGSPAEAGTPREGSDGGEDEEAAARWLYRRDASTESWERLSRLPEAAADARGCGLCTLYNYLFVAGGLRGAGPRARPSDRLFSYNPATGGWSELRPMRQARSQLKLVALDGQLYAIGGECLFSVERYDPRADRWSPAAPLPRGGFAVCHQAAACSGSIYVSGGSLFYRLLRYDPRRDEWQECPCSSSRRRSADMVALGRWLYRFDLERRAGAGAPLAVISRYNTVARVWSDCGSLLLPAAAPVQPFRCALLGRDLYCVSRAYSLRFTLTEEEDHNNGDRGRQRRLQSQQLTACAEAKGVLFPVVLTFPDRSVTAHHKAP from the coding sequence ATGGATCAGTCTGGTCAGGATGTATTTGTTGTCACTAGTGCTTCCTCTTTGCAAAAGAACGAGAACTTGGATGTCGAATCTTTATTAATAGGCATTCCTCGGAGTTCTTTCCCAGGACAGAGCCATGGAGGGGTACAAGTGGAAAACCATAGGAATGGGCAAACTCTGACCAGGGAGCAGGTTGAGCCCATCAAAACAACAGACGTCAGTGGGGCAAGGAGAGCAACGTGCTTGCAAGATGAGCCACTAGTTCTCTTGGAGCAACACGATGGGACAGAACACGATTCAGGGCAGATACTTTGCCCAGGAACTAAGACACGACCGGAGGAGTCGGTGGGACCCGGGTTTCGGACGGTCCATTGGGACCTGGGTGGAGAGACCTCCTGCTGCACTGGGGAGACTGGGGCAGCGGGGTGCGAAAGCAGAGAGGGGGTGAGTGCAGATCCAGGTGCAACAACAGGAGGATGGACTGAAGGGAGGAGAGACGCGGGGCATCAGGGCAGCTCTGACAATGGGGGAGCTGAGGGGTCGGACGGGGAGACGCCGGCAGGAGGTGGCGAGGAAGAGTCCAGTCAGGGGGACGGCAGCCCCGGCCCGCGGTCTTGCAGCTTCGGCTCGTCCCTCTGCTTCGCGGCGGCCACCGGCGACGAGCAGGAGCGGGTGTCAGCGCCGGAGGAGCGGGTGGTGAAGAGCCAGCAGCAGATCAACAACAAccaccaccagcagcagcaggagcaacTCCGCGGGCCCCCGGAGGAGCATGGGGGCAGCTCGGTCCCCGTCCCTTACTGGAGCCTGGAGGCGGGCagcggaggaggaggaggcggcgGCGCTGcctcgcccccacccccgtcGGCGGAGGGCCCGGAGCCCGACCTGGTGATCGAGGTGTCGGGCCTGCGGGTGCGGGCCCACAAAGCGGTGCTGGCCGAGCGCAGCGACTTCTTCCGGGCGCGGCTGTCCCGCCAGTTCCTGAGCCTCCGCGGCGGCCTGAGCTTCGAGGCGCTGAGGCCGCTGCTCGACTACGCGTACGGAGCGGGCATGGCGGCGCGGGCCGACAACGCGGCCGAGCTGATCGCCGGGGCGCAGTACCTGCAGATGCCGTGCGCCCTGCACTCGGCCGTCGACTCGCTCAAGGCCCAGCTGGAGCTCGGAAACTGCCTGGAGCTGCTCGGCCTGGCCAAGCGGCAGCGGCTGCCCGAGCTGCGGGAGGCCGCCTACAAGTTCATGAGCGACCATTACCTGCGGGTGCTGCGGGAACCCGCCGTCTACGGCCGCCTGAGCGGAGCCGAGAGGGAGctcatcctgaggaaaaggaCGGAGCTGGCCCCGGCTGGAGCCTCGGCCTCGAGTTCTGCAGCGTCCGCCTCCTCCTCAGCGGGCGGCGAACGTTGTCTGGTGCTGGTCGACCTCAACGAGGTGTACGAGCGGCCTTCGCCGGCGGGGAGCCGGCCGGTCAGCCGGGAAGGGAATAGGCCGGAGAGCCCCGAGGTCGGCTCCCCGGCGGAGGCCGGGACGCCCCGGGAGGGCTCGGATGGAGGTGAAGACGAGGAGGCCGCCGCCCGCTGGCTCTACCGTCGCGACGCGTCCACCGAGAGCTGGGAGCGGCTGAGCCGCCTGCCCGAGGCGGCGGCGGACGCCCGGGGCTGCGGCCTGTGCACCCTGTACAACTACCTGTTCGTGGCGGGCGGCCTGCGGGGCGCCGGGCCTCGAGCCCGACCTTCCGACCGCCTCTTCAGTTACAACCCGGCGACCGGAGGCTGGTCCGAGCTGAGGCCCATGAGGCAGGCCCGCTCGCAGCTGAAGCTGGTGGCCCTGGACGGCCAGCTGTACGCCATCGGCGGCGAGTGCCTCTTCAGCGTCGAGCGATACGACCCGCGGGCCGACCGTTGGAGCCCGGCGGCGCCGTTACCCCGCGGAGGCTTCGCCGTCTGCCACCAGGCGGCCGCCTGCTCTGGCTCCATTTACGTGTCGGGCGGCTCGCTCTTCTACCGCCTCCTGCGTTACGACCCGCGGCGGGACGAGTGGCAGGAGTGTCCGTGCAGCAGCAGCCGGCGCCGCTCCGCCGACATGGTGGCTCTAGGCCGGTGGCTCTACCGCTTCGACCTGGAGCGCCGGGCCGGAGCTGGAGCGCCCCTCGCCGTGATCTCCCGCTACAACACGGTGGCCCGGGTGTGGAGTGACTGCGGCTCCCTGCTGCTGCCCGCCGCCGCCCCGGTGCAGCCTTTCCGCTGCGCCCTCCTGGGCCGCGACCTTTACTGCGTCAGCCGGGCCTACAGCCTGCGCTTCACCCTGACCGAGGAGGAGGACCACAACAACGGGGACCGGGGACGCCAGCGCCGCCTCCAAAGCCAGCAGCTCACAGCGTGCGCCGAGGCCAAGGGGGTACTCTTCCCGGTCGTCCTCACCTTCCCCGACAGGAGCGTGACCGCTCACCACAAGGCGCCCTGA